In Candidatus Cloacimonadota bacterium, the genomic window GGGCTGTTCACACGCAAAACCACAGCCTTCACGGCGTCGTCTTTTTCGATGGAATTCAGGATTCTGGAAACCTTGGCCGCGCTGATGCTGGCATCTGAACTATATCCGCTGGCGGAAGAAATGTTGCCGCTTAGGTTTACAATCGCGATTTTGTTGCCAGTACTGGAGGATTCCGCGGGAGACGCATAACTTGAGATCGAGATGGCTTTATTCTTTTCGATTTTATACTGCGCGCGCACTTCTTCCCAGGTGGCGGCTTCATCGATGAGGCCCCAGGTTTTGGCATCTGTTGCGTTGATGATGAGGTCGGGGCGGTTTTCATAAATATCCCAAACCCGGGTGGAATCGATTCCACGGGCTGCGCTGATGTTTGCCCGCAGCAAATCGTAACGTCCTTTGAAAGCTTGGCGCATGTTTTGCTCCGCCTCAGGGCTGAGAGAGCGCCGGGAGTAGGGTTCACCGGCACCTTTGTAGTCTCCGGCCTGCATCACGTGCATTTTGACACCCAGTTTTTTGAGGGCCTCACTGTAGAAGAGGACGTTTCCGGAAACGCCTTCCAGCATGATTCCCGCTGAGGCGGAAGGGTCCATGTAGATTTTGTCTGCCATGGAGCAAAGCAGGTAGTCGTTTTGGGAAACAATTTCCGCGTGGGCGATCACGGGTTTTTTGCTGAGCTTAAAATCTTGAAGCGCGGCTTTGATCTCGTTTAGGTTGGGCTGATTGATCGCGGCTCCACCGGGGCGGATCACGATGCCTTTTATTTTGCCGTCGTTCGCGGCTTTTCGAATGCGGACACAGATATCGTCCACGCTGAGAGAGCCAAAATTCAAAAATTCCGGTCCGTTAATCTCAGTGTAATCCGGCACGCTGCCGCTGGGGTTCAAAACCAGCCAGCTACCTTTGGAAACGCTTGCTCCCTTGAAAGGACTGGCGAGGAAATATCCTGCCACAAAGGTTCCAATCAGAATGAGTACAATGACGCCGCAGCCAAGTAAAATGCCATTTCTTGTTTTCATGGGGAAAACTCCTTATTTAAAAATGGGTGTGAAAATGGTGGATTGAAAAATTGAGTGGCGGAGATGCTGGGATTCGAACCCAGGATACGCGTTTTGCACGTATACACGATTTCCAATCGTGCTCCTTCAGCCAACTCGGACACATCTCCGCGCTTGGAAAAGCCATCTTTTTGAAAGCACATAATCTGTCAAACAAAAATCAATGCCGGAAGTGGCGAATACCGGTGAAAAGCATGGCAATACCGAAGGAATCGCAGGCCGCAATCACGTCCTGATCACCTTTGGAGCCTCCGGGCTGGACTATCGCGCGAATGCCTTGGGAATGCAGTTCGTCGATGGAATCCCGAAAAGGGAAAAAGCCGTCGGAAGCGCAAACTGCACAGCTTAAATCATGGCCAAATTTCTGAGCTTTCCACAGCGCCAGATGCAGAGCGTCGATGCGGCTGGTTTGGCCGGCGCCCAAGCCAAAAACACGGTTTGTTCCGATGATTGCGATTGCATTTGAACGCAGTAGCGACACAGCTTTCCAGGCAAAAGCCAAAGCTTCCCGCTCGCTGGGATCCGGTTCTCTTTGCGTCACGGTTTTCCATTCATTGGGGTCATCATTTACATGATCACAGCTTTGCAGCAGCCAGCCTTGAGGCAGATCCTTCAATTCCCAGTTTGCTTTTTCCACCAGATTGCAACTGGATTGGATCAGTCTCCGTTTCTTTTTCCGGCGCAAAAAATCAAGAACTCCATCCTCATAATCAGGCGCGATGATGATTTCGGTGAAAACTTGATCGATAAGTTTTGCTGTTTCCAGGTTCAAGGGGCGGTTCAGTCCCACAATGCCGCCAAATGGGGATTGGGTGTCGGCAGCGAATGCTTTTTGATATGCTTCGGCTAGGTTGACACCAATTCCTATCCCACAAGGATTGCAGTGTTTTACAATCACCACTGCGGGGGCTTCGAAGAGCCTCAACGCCTGAAGGGTGGCGGCAATATCCAGGTGGTTGTTGAAAGAAAGTTCCTGTCCGTGTAGAAGTTGCAAGTTTGCATCAGGTTTGGCATAGATGCCAGCTTGTTGATGCGGGTTTTCGCCGTAACGCAGTGATGCTTGCAAAGCGCTATTAATTTTCAGGGTGGGGGGCAGCTCCTTTGCTGTAGTTTTTTCCTTGGTCAAAAAATAGTCGGCAATTTCAGCGTCGTAATCCCGAACGTGTTCAAATGCTTTGCGGGCAAGCTCTCGGCGTGTTTCAAGCTTTGTTTCGCCATCTTCTTCAATCTGATTTATCACTTTGGAATAGTCTGTCGGATCGCAGAGAACAGTGACAGAGGCGTGGTTTTTTGCTGCCGCGCGCAGAAGACTGGGGCCGCCAATATCGATGTTTTCAATGATTTCCTGGTCTTCCACGTTTTCTTTTTCGCGGGTTTTGGCGAAAGGGTAGAGGTTTACGGCTACTAAATCAATCTTTTTTATGCCATGTTCCGCCAGGGTTTCCAAATGCTCCTTTTTTGTGCGGTCTGCCAAAATACCAGCATGAACCTTTGGGTGCAGGGTTTTAACACGTCCGTCCAGAATTTCGGGGAAACCGGTAAGTTCGGAAATGTCGATCAGTTCCGGACAAAACTTCCTCAGATATACAGCCGTTCCGGATGTTGAAAGAATGGTAAAACCAAGTTTGGACAAACTTTTGGCAAGGGTTTCCACACCGCTTTTATCGGAGACTGATATCAAGGCGTATTTGCTCATTTTTCCTCTTCGGATTGCTTTAACAATTTTTTAAGTTCTGCGCTGCTGATCGTTTTTTCCAGCATTCCTTGCAATTTACCATCGGAGAACAACTCAACGCAGACTCTAGCCAGATTCTGCGGCTTGTCGTCGTCTGCATTGGTTTTATCTTCAAACACTGCCACCATCACGATTCCGCTTAGGATAATCAGCCAGTTTACATATATCCACAAAAGAAAGATGGGTAATGCTGAGAGGGTGCCGTAAAATTTGTGATAACTGGTCATGCGGTAGATATAAAAATCAAAACCGCTCTTCACCAGCAGCCAAATGATGGCAGTCCAAAAAGCGCCACGCACCAGCGACATACGTTCCACTTTTATAGATGGCATCAATGTATAGAGAAACACCAGGAGGAAAAACTGCATCGCGAACGGAATTAAGTAGGTGATCCAATTCAGAAGGGGCAGTTTCAACAAGCGCGAGATCATTGGCAGCGAAGAACTTGATAGCAGTATCGCCAGGATGAAAACACCCAGGATAATGGTACCCAAAAACTTTATGAGTTGTTGAAACGGACTTTGCCGGGGTTTGAATTCCATTTTCAGAATGCGATCGAAGGAATCGCGAATCACTCTGAACAACGAATAGGATGAAACCATCATTACAATGAAGTTTATCGCGTTAAACCCAGCCCGACCTTCCAACATTCCTTCGATAACACTGTTCAAGGCAAACGCGGAAGTCGGTATCAAATGGTCTGAAATGATCGAAAACAGCTTTTCCCTGAGATTCAAAAAAGGCAGGTCCGGCGCTATGAGCAGGATGAAAACCACGAAGGGCACGAAACCCAAAATGGTTATATAAGTGAGCGAGCCCGCTTCACGCATCACTCTTTCGCGAGTTATCAATTGCCACCAGCGTTTTAGGAAGTTCCAAAAATCCGCCATCAGCTGTTTTCGTGCCTTGGGTTTGCTGATGTACTGCCAAGTTTTTTTTAGATCAATGCCAGCGGCTTTGGCAGTGGTGGCCAGCAGCGAGCCGATATTGGCAAAAATCCCTCGTTTTTCTTTGTTCTTCATTTGTTTGTCTTTCATTAAAAAATATGCGACTTTGGCTTGACTTCGCTTGTGCGTCAGCGAGGTGGGCGCTTGTCTAAACAGTGTTTTTCTCTTATTTTCAAGCCTTTTACCCATTATTCCACATCAAGCCAAAATGTCAAATAGAAAAAAGCATCTTCAGCTCAGTGAACATGAATCGAGTCGTACGCGGTGGTTTTTTTGATTCCCGATGATACTATTATCACACATTAAACAACATGATATGATATCCATACTCAAGGGCTTGAAAACATTTTTCTTTTCGAGATTGTGACATATTGGAAGAAAATATTGGTTTGCCTTGAAATACGTTTCTGGTTACTTTATGATTATATCTTGATTAAAAACTAAGGAGTTAATAATGGAAAACATGAAAACAGGAATTCCCTTATTGGGAGACAAATTCCCCGAAATGAAAGTTGTGACCACCAGTGGTGTGATGAATCTGCCTGAGGATATGAAAGGTAAATGGTTTGTTCTCTTCAGCCATCCTGCTGATTTCACACCCGTTTGCACTACCGAGTTTGTGGCCTTTCAAAAGCGCTACCAAAAGTTCAAGGAACTCAATACAGAATTGATTGGCTTGAGTGTCGACCAAGTTTTCAGCCATATTAAATGGGAAGAGTGGATTCAGGAAAAACTTGGTGTCGAAATTCAATTCCCCATTATTGCCGACACCGGAGCGGTGGCAGGTAAATTGGGGCTCGTGCATCCTGGAAAAGGCACAAACACCGTCCGCGCGGTGTTTATCGTTGACGCCGATGGCATAATTCGTATTATGTTTTACTACCCCCAGGAGCTTGGACGCAACATGGATGAAATCCTCAGGGCAGTAAAAGGCATGCAGATTGCGGACAAAAACAATGTTGCCATTCCCGCTCAGTGGCCAGATGGAGAATTGTTTGGCGACCGCGTAATCATTCCACCCGTCACCGATGTGGAAGCTGCACGCAAGAGACTCGAAGGTGCCAAAACTGGCGAATATGAGTGCCTTGACTGGTGGCTCTGTCACAGGGAACTCTAAACCAAATTAAACATTACACGATGTACCGTCCCTCCATGTGGGGGACGGTTTTTTGTGTCACATTTCAAAATGGCATTTGAATATGAGTTGGCGTGCGAGATTCAGGATGTGGTTGGACTAATAATTGTCTATTAGATGTTTCAATCAAGTGGCAATGCCGCCCCAATAATTCATCTGCAGTTTAATCAATTAATTACATATCTTAATTGCGGAGCATACCCATCATATTTACCCGCTCGGGTTGGAAAGGAATCAAAAAAGGTCCCGGTAAAACCGGGACCTTAATTATAAGGGAGTGGTCAATCTTATTTAACGATGACCATCTTTTTGGTTTGGTTGGTGGTTTGGGTGCTCAGCTTGTAGAGATAGATACCGCTGCCGCAGGCTTTGCCATTGGTGTCGGCACCATTCCAGCTAATGTTGTGGCTGCCTTGTCCAACCTTGAAGGTTTTCACAAGCTTGCCCTGCAAGTTGTAAATGGAAAGAGTGGCGTTTTCGCCTTCTTTCACTTCAACAGCGATGGTGGTGCTGTTGTTTGCCTTGAAGGGGTTGGGATAGGCGTTTTTCAACTCGCTGACCTGGGGATAAACTGGGGGCACCTCACCTTGAACGCTGATGCTGACAGGACCAAAGAATTCGCTTTTGTTAGCTTCGACGCTTTCCAAGTAATACAGATAAGTGCTGCCAACTTCGACTTCGTTATCCAAAACAGTGTAGCTTTGCGTTTGGCTGGTGTTTGTCGCCTGAATCAATGTGGGTGTGATCAGGATCGCATTATCTTGAATACTGGGCTCATAACGATATACCCGATATCCCAGCAAATTGCTTTCAGACTGTGTTATCCAATTGATCTGCACATAATTCAAGGCAGTGAGGGTGGCAGTGAAGCTGCTGAGTTCAACGGGGGTATAATCGGGAATATCCGTATTGAAACTCATCACAAAAATAAAATCCACACCATTATCCATTGGGAAGAAAGCACTGCTATTGGTGATCGTGTAGGATATTGGGTTCCATGGGCTCCAGCCTGAGGGAACTGGATCGAGTTCCCAGAGTCCAAAAAGTTCGCTTTTAGTTGGTTTGCTGATTTCTACGTATGGCGTAATCGCGTCTGTCGGAACTGTTTGTCCCATATCGACGCCGTTGTGCCATATTGTGAAAGTTCCATGAAGGTTGGTAACGTTGGTCTGCACTCTAACAATATAGGCTCCAAACAAGCCTCCACAGGCCAACACTGCAATTACTGCTAATAATACAAATTTTTTCATACCTTTTACTCCTTGTTAGGTTGCCCAAGTTTTGCCGAGCGCAAGGTGCAACCTATTTCCTCTCAATCGCCCGGCTGAAAACATGCTGGTAAAAGCGCATGCTCTCGCCATACACAATATATTCTAATCGCACCCTTAAGCGCGACCATTTACATTCTGGGGTCAATCTAATCTCAGGGCATTTACGTGTCAAGCATTTTTTTCGTCATTTTCAATTTCATTTGTAGATTTCCCTCCAGTCTG contains:
- the sppA gene encoding signal peptide peptidase SppA; this translates as MKTRNGILLGCGVIVLILIGTFVAGYFLASPFKGASVSKGSWLVLNPSGSVPDYTEINGPEFLNFGSLSVDDICVRIRKAANDGKIKGIVIRPGGAAINQPNLNEIKAALQDFKLSKKPVIAHAEIVSQNDYLLCSMADKIYMDPSASAGIMLEGVSGNVLFYSEALKKLGVKMHVMQAGDYKGAGEPYSRRSLSPEAEQNMRQAFKGRYDLLRANISAARGIDSTRVWDIYENRPDLIINATDAKTWGLIDEAATWEEVRAQYKIEKNKAISISSYASPAESSSTGNKIAIVNLSGNISSASGYSSDASISAAKVSRILNSIEKDDAVKAVVLRVNSPGGSALESELIHQQLKTLKVPVVVSMGGVAASGGYYISCAADHIIADPHTITGSIGVIMALPEAKELSNKLGVDSQTLSYGKFSGFGSIFESYDPELLASLNRDSEAVYAEFRQRVMDARKIGPERIDAVSEGRVFIASDALALGLVDGIGDLDTAVKKAAELAGITKYGLKKYPKTIGVWEALREGGFFKSLVAGLKHQETSPLKRLETYLLQTLPMREWLYFCPFRLDQ
- the purH gene encoding bifunctional phosphoribosylaminoimidazolecarboxamide formyltransferase/IMP cyclohydrolase; the encoded protein is MSKYALISVSDKSGVETLAKSLSKLGFTILSTSGTAVYLRKFCPELIDISELTGFPEILDGRVKTLHPKVHAGILADRTKKEHLETLAEHGIKKIDLVAVNLYPFAKTREKENVEDQEIIENIDIGGPSLLRAAAKNHASVTVLCDPTDYSKVINQIEEDGETKLETRRELARKAFEHVRDYDAEIADYFLTKEKTTAKELPPTLKINSALQASLRYGENPHQQAGIYAKPDANLQLLHGQELSFNNHLDIAATLQALRLFEAPAVVIVKHCNPCGIGIGVNLAEAYQKAFAADTQSPFGGIVGLNRPLNLETAKLIDQVFTEIIIAPDYEDGVLDFLRRKKKRRLIQSSCNLVEKANWELKDLPQGWLLQSCDHVNDDPNEWKTVTQREPDPSEREALAFAWKAVSLLRSNAIAIIGTNRVFGLGAGQTSRIDALHLALWKAQKFGHDLSCAVCASDGFFPFRDSIDELHSQGIRAIVQPGGSKGDQDVIAACDSFGIAMLFTGIRHFRH
- a CDS encoding YihY/virulence factor BrkB family protein, which produces MKNKEKRGIFANIGSLLATTAKAAGIDLKKTWQYISKPKARKQLMADFWNFLKRWWQLITRERVMREAGSLTYITILGFVPFVVFILLIAPDLPFLNLREKLFSIISDHLIPTSAFALNSVIEGMLEGRAGFNAINFIVMMVSSYSLFRVIRDSFDRILKMEFKPRQSPFQQLIKFLGTIILGVFILAILLSSSSLPMISRLLKLPLLNWITYLIPFAMQFFLLVFLYTLMPSIKVERMSLVRGAFWTAIIWLLVKSGFDFYIYRMTSYHKFYGTLSALPIFLLWIYVNWLIILSGIVMVAVFEDKTNADDDKPQNLARVCVELFSDGKLQGMLEKTISSAELKKLLKQSEEEK
- a CDS encoding peroxiredoxin encodes the protein MKTGIPLLGDKFPEMKVVTTSGVMNLPEDMKGKWFVLFSHPADFTPVCTTEFVAFQKRYQKFKELNTELIGLSVDQVFSHIKWEEWIQEKLGVEIQFPIIADTGAVAGKLGLVHPGKGTNTVRAVFIVDADGIIRIMFYYPQELGRNMDEILRAVKGMQIADKNNVAIPAQWPDGELFGDRVIIPPVTDVEAARKRLEGAKTGEYECLDWWLCHREL
- a CDS encoding T9SS type A sorting domain-containing protein — its product is MKKFVLLAVIAVLACGGLFGAYIVRVQTNVTNLHGTFTIWHNGVDMGQTVPTDAITPYVEISKPTKSELFGLWELDPVPSGWSPWNPISYTITNSSAFFPMDNGVDFIFVMSFNTDIPDYTPVELSSFTATLTALNYVQINWITQSESNLLGYRVYRYEPSIQDNAILITPTLIQATNTSQTQSYTVLDNEVEVGSTYLYYLESVEANKSEFFGPVSISVQGEVPPVYPQVSELKNAYPNPFKANNSTTIAVEVKEGENATLSIYNLQGKLVKTFKVGQGSHNISWNGADTNGKACGSGIYLYKLSTQTTNQTKKMVIVK